The following are from one region of the Planctomycetia bacterium genome:
- a CDS encoding HEAT repeat domain-containing protein yields MQAELIQLLESLREYPPLSREEQAAWRERARGLTLQWPAEAEEMLSALVSDTNAVDGTLDAPLTALLSRLDAAPEAPARVWTPALLDQVSALMQRLRAAPTAQTQLLRSLVLSDDPAVLACWTGLFPVGAQQVDTSLTPLFQRRTYDVGAIFPALLESLSNPRLASGVLDLANFLFRSKRCQRHPAAERVQQLATLLGAMAQRLKRLEETPFTSAAELKAATEVLDSSLSLVIALCDALALIGDASVIGKLNQVLELRHRRLRAEAACAIARLGDKSGVRQLVALTHEPAVRTRALAYLEEVGALDKAPAEMRSSAARGEGDLAAWLAEPAQFGLAPQQMELVDSQTMHWPGFDEQVECHLFRFEYALPQGGFSGVGLAGPAVHALGIDLLDYPPADIFAIYCGWQAEHAELRDTDAAEITAGQRATADRYLRRLSTEGFHQPRLVKLAHFFGEEHFVFEAIDDEHRQPGVVVIDGGETFGYPQPLTSNPPGERELYWLHRGRKLLAIFNAPR; encoded by the coding sequence ATGCAAGCCGAATTGATTCAACTACTGGAATCGCTCCGCGAATATCCGCCACTCTCCCGGGAGGAGCAGGCCGCCTGGCGGGAACGCGCCAGGGGGCTGACGCTCCAGTGGCCGGCGGAAGCGGAGGAAATGCTCTCGGCGTTGGTCTCGGACACCAACGCCGTCGACGGGACCTTGGATGCTCCGCTGACCGCGTTGCTGTCGCGCCTGGATGCGGCACCCGAGGCGCCGGCACGGGTTTGGACCCCGGCGCTTTTGGATCAGGTATCCGCGTTGATGCAGCGACTGCGCGCGGCGCCCACGGCGCAGACGCAGTTGTTGCGCAGCTTGGTGCTGAGCGACGATCCGGCGGTGCTGGCGTGTTGGACAGGGCTATTTCCGGTCGGCGCTCAGCAAGTGGATACGTCGCTGACGCCGCTGTTTCAGCGCCGCACGTACGACGTAGGCGCGATCTTTCCGGCGTTGCTGGAATCGTTGAGCAATCCGCGGTTGGCGAGCGGCGTGCTGGACTTGGCGAATTTTCTGTTTCGCTCCAAACGCTGCCAGCGCCATCCGGCTGCGGAGCGCGTGCAGCAACTTGCCACGTTACTGGGCGCCATGGCGCAGCGGCTCAAGCGATTGGAAGAAACGCCGTTCACTAGCGCCGCGGAATTGAAGGCCGCGACCGAGGTGTTGGATTCATCGCTCTCGTTGGTGATCGCCTTGTGCGACGCGCTCGCCTTAATCGGCGACGCGAGCGTGATCGGCAAATTAAATCAGGTGCTCGAACTGCGACATCGGCGACTGCGCGCCGAGGCGGCATGCGCGATCGCGCGCCTGGGAGATAAATCCGGCGTGCGGCAACTCGTCGCGCTGACGCACGAGCCAGCCGTGCGGACCAGAGCGCTCGCGTACTTGGAAGAGGTCGGTGCGCTCGACAAAGCGCCGGCCGAGATGCGCAGCAGCGCGGCGCGGGGCGAAGGAGACCTGGCGGCCTGGCTTGCTGAGCCGGCGCAATTTGGACTTGCACCGCAGCAGATGGAGCTGGTTGACTCGCAAACAATGCATTGGCCCGGCTTCGACGAGCAGGTCGAGTGCCATCTCTTTCGATTTGAATACGCATTGCCGCAGGGCGGATTCTCCGGCGTTGGTTTGGCCGGACCGGCGGTGCATGCTTTGGGCATCGACCTGCTGGATTACCCGCCGGCCGACATCTTCGCCATTTACTGCGGCTGGCAAGCCGAGCACGCGGAGTTACGCGACACGGACGCCGCCGAAATCACGGCCGGTCAGCGCGCCACGGCGGACCGCTATCTGCGCCGGCTTTCCACCGAAGGCTTTCACCAACCACGACTGGTGAAACTGGCGCACTTCTTTGGCGAGGAACATTTCGTCTTCGAAGCCATCGACGATGAACATCGCCAACCGGGCGTCGTCGTGATCGACGGCGGCGAAACGTTCGGGTATCCGCAGCCGCTGACCTCGAACCCGCCGGGCGAGCGCGAACTGTATTGGTTGCATCGCGGGCGGAAGTTATTGGCGATTTTCAACGCGCCGCGCTGA
- a CDS encoding HNH endonuclease: MSFAASSDALSASVLVLNRMYMAVHVINVRRAFSLLCRDLAEVIHLESGQYANYDFGSWREVSELRAHFKEPHEDWIRAVNFEIQVPRVIRLLAYDRLPKQTVRFNRRNIFARDNNRCQYCGKRFPTSELSLDHVMPRSRGGDTTWENIVCSCVACNVRKGGRTPTEAHMHLVRQPYKPKRSPLLSIKLGNPKYESWKSFLDSAYWSVDLK; encoded by the coding sequence ATGTCGTTTGCCGCTTCGAGTGACGCGTTGAGTGCGAGCGTGTTGGTTCTGAACCGCATGTACATGGCGGTTCATGTGATCAACGTGCGTCGGGCGTTTTCGTTGCTTTGCCGCGACCTGGCCGAGGTCATCCACCTCGAATCCGGCCAGTACGCCAACTACGACTTCGGGTCGTGGCGCGAAGTCAGCGAGTTGCGCGCCCACTTCAAGGAGCCGCACGAGGACTGGATCCGCGCCGTCAACTTCGAAATCCAAGTCCCGCGGGTGATCCGCCTCTTGGCCTACGACCGGTTGCCGAAGCAAACTGTCCGGTTCAACCGCCGCAACATCTTCGCGCGGGACAACAACCGCTGCCAATATTGCGGGAAGCGGTTCCCGACGAGCGAGCTGAGCCTCGACCACGTGATGCCGCGCAGCCGTGGCGGCGATACGACCTGGGAAAATATCGTGTGCAGTTGCGTGGCGTGCAATGTCCGCAAAGGCGGCCGCACGCCCACCGAAGCCCACATGCACCTGGTCCGCCAGCCGTACAAGCCGAAGCGCAGCCCACTGCTGAGTATTAAACTCGGCAACCCGAAGTACGAAAGCTGGAAGAGTTTTCTGGACAGCGCGTACTGGTCGGTGGATTTGAAGTAG